A section of the Drosophila sechellia strain sech25 chromosome 3L, ASM438219v1, whole genome shotgun sequence genome encodes:
- the LOC6618398 gene encoding BET1 homolog, with translation MRRNNYPYQPLNQHPSGPHPASHDALEAENEQAAEELKQKIGALKSLTIDIGNEVRYQDKLLRGIDDDMDRTSGFLGNTMTRVVRLAKQGGGARQMCYMFLFVLVVFFILWITLKFK, from the coding sequence ATGCGCCGCAACAACTACCCGTACCAGCCCCTAAACCAGCACCCATCAGGGCCCCATCCCGCGAGCCACGACGCCTTGGAGGCGGAAAACGAGCAGGCGGCGGAGGAGCTGAAGCAGAAGATCGGTGCCCTGAAGTCACTCACCATCGATATAGGCAATGAGGTGCGCTACCAGGACAAACTGCTCCGCGGCATTGACGACGACATGGACCGGACGAGTGGATTTCTGGGCAATACGATGACACGGGTGGTGCGACTGGCCAAACAGGGCGGTGGTGCTCGCCAGATGTGCTACATGTTCCTCTTCGTCCTCGTCGTTTTCTTCATCCTTTGGATAACCCTCAAGTTCAAGTAG
- the LOC6618399 gene encoding protein max codes for MSMSDDDRDIDIESDEDGDSDTGLGSSRHTNTANFTQAEKRAHHNALERRRRDHIKESFTNLREAVPTLKGEKASRAQILKKTTECIQTMRRKISENQKDIEEIRKQNNILAKQIRALESQNGDQFTEYLSDEEVGSEEADDDDLDQDFSRSNKKMKTFHA; via the exons ATGAGTATGAGCGACGACGACCGCGACATAGACATCGAAAGTGAC GAGGATGGGGACTCGGACACTGGCTTGGGATCCTCGCGACACACGAACACCGCCAATTTCACCCAG GCCGAAAAGCGGGCGCACCACAACGCTTTGGAGCGGAGGCGGCGAGATCACATCAAGGAGAGCTTTACCAACCTGCGAGAGGCGGTGCCCACACTCAAGGGCGAAAAG GCGAGTCGAGCTCAAATCCTGAAAAAGACCACCGAATGCATACAGACGATGAGGCGGAAGATCAGTGAAAACCAGAAAGACATCGAAGAGATCAGGAAACAAAACAACATACTAGCTAAGCAGA TTCGAGCACTGGAGAGTCAAAATGGGGATCAGTTCACCGAATATCTAAGCGATGAGGAAGTGGGCAGCGAAGAGGCCGATGACGATGACCTCGACCAGGACTTCAGCAGAAGCAATAAAAAGATGAAGACCTTCCACGCATAG
- the LOC6618400 gene encoding SOSS complex subunit C homolog, translating to MAFPTTSAQQAETNRKILEEIQTKKQLLAGGIINLGLSPPNQMPAPQLLGQPTTVNPDFQAGVGIATNATSTTRSAFNPTSSTTLGFFIPQDSYFGNSFIPVLPRLEPLPSPATTPTAPPSHSISK from the exons ATGGCTTTTCCCACCACAAGTGCCCAGCAAGCCGAGACGAACCGCAAGATACTCGAGGAGATCCAGACGAAGAAGCAGTTGCTCGCGGGCGGGATCATAAACCTTGGCCTGAGTCCGCCGAACCAG ATGCCCGCACCCCAGTTGCTGGGACAGCCGACGACAGTGAATCCAGACTTCCAGGCGGGCGTGGGCATTGCCACTAATGCCACATCCACCACCCGCTCTGCATTTAATCCAACGAGCTCTACGACTTTGGGCTTCTTTATACCTCAGGATTCGTATTTTGGAAATAGCTTTATACCCGTGCTGCCTCGCCTGGAGCCGCTGCCGTCGCCTGCGACCACGCCCACCGCACCGCCCAGCCACAGTATCAGCAAATAG
- the LOC6618401 gene encoding methyltransferase-like protein 5, whose translation MARMKLRKLEEYLQGVDGFEQPKILLEQYPTPPHIAACMAHHMQSQHEDIEGKLVGDLGCGCGMLSIASTLLGAQLTVGFELDGDAVDTFRGNVVEMELPNVDCVRADVLQLIGSKWEKSFDTVLMNPPFGTKHNAGMDMRFLKVALRLANRAVYSLHKTSTRSYIQKKSLEWGARGSVVAELRYNIDASYKFHKQKSRDIEVDFWRFEIGQE comes from the exons ATGGCCCGGATGAAGCTGAGGAAACTGGAGGAGTACCTTCAGGGCGTTGATGGCTTCGAACAGCCCAAGATCCTATTGGAACAGTACCCCACTCCGCCGCACATAGCTGCCTGTATGGCCCATCATATGCAGTCGCAGCACGAGGACATCGAAGGAAAGCTGGTCGGAGATCTGGGCTGCGGCTGCGGAATGCTCAGCATTGCTTCCACTCTGCTGGGCGCCCAGCTCACGGTGGGCTTCGAACTGGACGGCGATGCCGTGGACACCTTTAGGGGCAATGTAGTGGAGATGGAGCTACCCAATGTCGACTGCGTGCGGGCGGATGTGCTGCAGTTGATCGGCAGCAAGTGGGAGAAGTCCTTCGACACGGTGCTAATGAACCCCCCATTCGGCACGAAACACAATGCCGGCATGGACATGCGGTTTCTGAAGGTGGCCCTACGGTTGGCCAACAGAGCAGTTTACTCCCTCCACAAGACGTCAACAAG GTCGTACATTCAGAAAAAGTCACTGGAATGGGGCGCCCGCGGCTCTGTGGTCGCCGAACTCCGGTACAACATCGACGCCAGCTACAAGTTCCACAAGCAGAAGTCGAGGGATATCGAGGTGGACTTCTGGCGCTTTGAAATCGGTCAGGAATAG
- the LOC116801032 gene encoding uncharacterized protein LOC116801032 gives MVPSRSVSILAVVLAILLASMFTEAQILGRGQCRLTAIRVSAGGTVCERLCFRKDYRGPPNLCRRIPRDAVVPVCSGGCCRSGPNCLQLLYT, from the coding sequence ATGGTCCCCTCACGTAGCGTGTCAATCCTCGCTGTGGTGCTAGCAATTCTTTTGGCCTCCATGTTTACTGAAGCGCAGATCCTGGGCCGCGGCCAATGCCGCCTCACCGCCATTCGAGTGTCCGCTGGCGGGACAGTGTGCGAGAGACTCTGCTTCCGAAAAGACTACCGCGGTCCGCCGAACCTCTGCCGCCGCATCCCCAGAGATGCAGTGGTTCCTGTCTGCTCGGGTGGATGCTGCCGCAGCGGTCCCAACTGCCTGCAGCTGCTTTACACATAA
- the LOC6618402 gene encoding putative aldehyde dehydrogenase family 7 member A1 homolog — MLAHLRNISKLALPRRLVTQSASYSSSSSFLIDQPEYSFLKELGLERDNPGVYSGQWQGRGPSVTSYDPGTGRPIAKVRQGNVQELEQTIGLAVEAYKQWRQVPAPVRGEIVRQIGDELRKYKEPLGKLVSLEVGKIYSEGQGEVQEFIDICDYAVGLSRIYSGQLINSERADHSILEAWRPLGVVGVISAYNFPNAVFGWNAAIALTTGNSVLWKGAPSTPLVSVATTKIVAEVLRRNNLPPVVTLCQGGTDVGQTLVADKRVNLVSFTGSCQTGRDVGVEVQRRFGKVILELGGNNALIIDESANVKMALDAALFGCIGTSGQRCTTTRRIIVHEKLHDQFVKELVGKYKQLIPKIGHQLEAQTLVGPVHTQQNVENYKVAIAEAKSLGGTVAFGGNVIQRDGFYVEPTVITGLPHDASVVHRETFAPIVYILKAKNVDQAIEWNNEVEQGLSSAIFTENIGQAFKWIGAKGSDCGIVNINTTTNGAEIGGAFGGEKATGGGRESGSDAWKQYCKRATITVNHSGELACAQGVVFNVE; from the coding sequence aTGTTGGCACACTTGAGAAATATTTCGAAGCTGGCGCTGCCGCGCCGCCTGGTTACCCAATCCGCCAGCTACTCATCGTCCTCATCATTTCTCATTGACCAGCCGGAGTACAGTTTCCTGAAAGAATTGGGACTGGAGCGCGACAATCCAGGTGTTTATTCGGGTCAGTGGCAGGGTCGTGGGCCATCCGTTACCAGCTACGATCCCGGAACTGGTCGACCGATTGCCAAAGTGCGTCAGGGAAATGTCCAGGAGCTCGAGCAGACCATCGGGCTGGCGGTGGAAGCCTACAAGCAGTGGCGACAGGTTCCAGCTCCCGTCCGCGGCGAGATAGTCCGCCAAATCGGCGATGAGCTGAGAAAGTACAAGGAACCCCTAGGAAAGCTCGTCTCCCTGGAGGTGGGAAAAATCTACAGCGAGGGACAGGGCGAGGTTCAGGAGTTCATAGATATCTGCGACTACGCCGTTGGCCTCTCCAGGATTTACTCCGGCCAGCTGATCAATTCGGAGCGTGCGGATCACTCGATTTTGGAGGCCTGGCGTCCGCTGGGAGTGGTGGGCGTTATTTCGGCCTACAATTTCCCCAATGCTGTGTTCGGCTGGAATGCTGCCATCGCCCTAACCACCGGCAACAGTGtgctgtggaagggagctccCAGCACTCCCTTGGTCTCGGTGGCGACCACGAAAATTGTGGCTGAAGTGCTGCGCAGGAACAATCTGCCGCCGGTGGTGACCCTGTGCCAAGGAGGAACCGATGTGGGTCAGACCTTGGTGGCTGATAAGAGAGTTAACCTCGTATCCTTTACCGGCAGCTGCCAGACTGGTCGGGATGTGGGCGTCGAAGTGCAGCGCAGATTCGGCAAGGTGATCCTCGAGTTAGGCGGTAATAATGCCCTAATCATCGATGAATCTGCCAACGTGAAGATGGCCCTGGACGCAGCACTCTTCGGCTGCATTGGAACCAGTGGTCAAAGatgcaccaccaccaggaGGATTATTGTCCACGAAAAGCTACACGATCAGTTCGTAAAGGAGCTGGTTGGTAAATACAAACAGCTAATTCCCAAGATTGGCCACCAGCTTGAAGCTCAAACCCTGGTGGGTCCCGTGCACACGCAACAAAACGTGGAGAACTACAAGGTGGCTATCGCGGAAGCGAAATCCTTAGGAGGAACGGTGGCCTTCGGAGGCAATGTCATCCAGCGGGATGGTTTTTACGTAGAGCCCACTGTGATCACTGGATTGCCGCACGATGCCAGCGTTGTCCATCGCGAAACCTTTGCACCGATCGTGTACATTCTCAAAGCCAAAAACGTGGACCAGGCCATCGAATGGAACAATGAGGTGGAACAGGGCTTATCCTCTGCCATTTTCACCGAGAACATCGGGCAGGCCTTCAAGTGGATTGGAGCCAAGGGTTCCGATTGCGGTATCGTTAACAtcaacaccaccaccaacgGCGCCGAGATTGGAGGAGCTTTCGGAGGCGAAAAGGCCACAGGAGGAGGTCGCGAGTCCGGATCGGATGCCTGGAAGCAGTATTGCAAGCGGGCCACCATTACAGTCAACCACTCCGGGGAATTGGCCTGCGCCCAGGGCGTTGTCTTCAATGTGGAGTAG
- the LOC6618403 gene encoding uncharacterized protein LOC6618403 — MEVLEEGNLMDRVPILLQRDLEFYQTHQRVLQEPICSGVVGGKLDFPRYASFAAIKLIRWWEDEYFASYRKPSGLLHTEKEMNEGNFSSVTVKTSDPDKFVQLVTKSADLLLEHIHRLSQESLDHADLSVLTATIGAASLVKNSLSVYMQAATTTICPPKGDEKGGALKLSFKQYSQMSEALAERLLDLHCRLLLLYIMQDADCLHWEDTQPFFESERGSYTVQMWWHYMRGTQTDLWNSVPPKMAQKIFAGMLNETLSVLTVRYTQIVTSVARSTLHLVDICNMLLCIAELLPHICESGEAYVGLQLSNQSVIIRDIHAKCKELFYCLLLRGSPLGVLSKVFRKGLDNMEMFSSRHGLPSAWIIFALPRYFPKEQSCQWVTEFSDLSTNTAISLDLRVLLAFPEADWSYLLKILLMRDAYLTGIIMRHLMQYLPSSENFKNVAKISFTSAEGAPQKCEAFLCRGECFNVTDSIAGDIDPVGQSNYQIVLSLTYLVVAVGKAVDIKSCLIKTLEEHAIAGWSDCLDKRQVWNQKRTPWLEAIMHFVYPVLDCVVDMLVNAVENGASMYQAMSLALTCVSEIWDCLPEGLYKIASLLQDIIPVSTRPLGDSVLLQVVFAALYTELIKTAEMYEQAKDLDKAAICYSISEAICSIDEDDKHTDQIELFLKQAKESINLDTDFGGTAGSNNRGAGGMSAVSTIKMDDLALTNAESDRLSHSPPNNYAMELDVGIADYIAEVLVSDVLTTNIGKQALKVVYNYLKFNKDWLLEQLGTGDNDPSPFQGIQGQNIKEAKTSVLRSMFFIGNTPFDQLLTGSLKIDYVSWLQMPLSLNPERTWLHLTRRCDFQEDAKLSLPEVAMVAGITKIMKRRKEFPK; from the exons ATGGAGGTGCTCGAAGAGGGAAACTTAATGGACAGAGTGCCCATTTTACTGCAGCGCGATCTCGAGTTTTACCAG ACACATCAGCGGGTGCTCCAGGAACCAATTTGCTCCGGAGTTGTGGGTGGAAAGCTGGATTTTCCGCGTTACGCCTCCTTTGCGGCCATTAAATTAATAAGATG GTGGGAAGATGAATACTTTGCCTCGTACCGCAAGCCATCTGGACTTTTGCACACAGAAAAGGAGATGAACGAAGGAAATTTT TCAAGTGTCACCGTGAAGACCTCCGATCCGGATAAGTTCGTGCAGCTGGTCACGAAGTCGGCTGACTTGCTGTTGGAGCACATACATCGCCTCTCCCAGGAGTCCTTGGATCACGCCGACCTGTCTGTCCTCACTGCCACCATTGGAGCAGCATCGCTGGTCAAGAACTCGTTGAGTGTCTATATGCAGGCAGCAACCACTACCATATGTCCGCCCAAGGGTGATGAAAAGGGAGGAGCACTCAAACTTAGTTTCAAGCAGTATTCCCAGATGTCCGAGGCTCTGGCCGAACGACTTCTGGATCTCCATTGCCGGCTCCTTTTACTTTACATAATGCAGGATGCCGACTGTCTGCACTGGGAGGATACCCAACCGTTTTTCGAGTCCGAAAGAGGCTCCTATACCGTCCAGATGTGGTGGCATTACATGAGGGGTACACAGACCGATCTGTGGAATTCAGTGCCACCGAAAATGGCCCAAAAGATATTTGCTGGCATGTTGAACGAAACGCTGAGCGTTCTCACTGTCCGATACACTCAGATAGTAACCAGTGTGGCAAGATCGACGCTCCATCTGGTGGATATATGCAACATGTTGCTCTGCATCGCCGAACTGTTGCCCCACATCTGCGAGAGCGGCGAGGCCTATGTGGGACTGCAGCTCAGTAACCAGAGCGTTATCATAAGGGACATCCACGCCAAGTGCAAGGAGCTCTTCTACTGTCTTCTCTTGAGAGGATCGCCATTGGGAGTGCTCTCCAAG gtttTTCGCAAGGGATTGGACAACATGGAAATGTTTAGTTCCCGTCACGGACTGCCCAGTGCCTGGATCATCTTCGCCCTTCCCAGATACTTTCCCAAAGAGCAGTCCTGTCAGTGGGTCACCGAATTCTCTGATCTCTCCACCAACACAGCTATTTCGTTGGACTTGAGGGTACTACTCGCTTTTCCCGAGGCAGATTGGTCATATCTCTTGAAGATTTTACTGATGAGGGATGCCTATCTTACTGGCATTATAATGCGCCACCTGATGCAGTACTTACCCTCATCGGAAAACTTCAAAAATGTGGCAAAGATATCGTTTACCAGTGCTGAGGGTGCCCCTCAGAAGTGCGAGGCATTTTTGTGTCGTGGAGAGTGCTTCAATGTCACAGATTCTATAGCTGGAGATATTG ATCCAGTTGGTCAGTCCAACTACCAGATCGTCCTATCTCTCACCTATTTGGTGGTAGCTGTTGGCAAGGCAGTAGACATCAAGTCCTGCCTGATCAAAACACTGGAGGAACACGCTATTGCTGGATGGAGTGATTGCCTGGACAAGCGACAGGTGTGGAACCAGAAGCGAACCCCCTGGTTAGAGGCCATCATGCACTTCGTGTACCCTGTTCTCGATTGTGTGGTGGACATGTTGGTGAATGCCGTGGAGAACGGAGCCAGTATGTACCAGGCCATGTCCTTGGCCCTGACGTGTGTCTCTGAGATCTGGGATTGCCTGCCCGAGGGGCTGTACAAAATCGCCTCCTTGCTGCAGGACATCATTCCAGTATCGACCAGGCCGTTGGGAGATTCAGTGCTACTGCAGGTGGTTTTTGCGGCACTCTATACAGAGCTGATCAAAACAGCAGAGATGTATGAGCAGG CTAAAGACCTGGACAAGGCTGCCATCTGTTACTCTATATCGGAGGCCATCTGTTCCATTGACGAGGACGACAAGCACACGGATCAGATCGAGCTGTTTCTCAAACAGGCCAAGGAGAGTATCAACTTGGACACGGACTTTGGTGGAACTGCAGGCAGCAATAACCGAGGCGCTGGTGGAATGAGTGCCGTGAGTACCATCAAAATGGACGACCTGGCCCTGACCAATGCGGAGTCCGATCGCCTAAGCCACAGTCCACCCAACAACTATGCCATGGAACTGGATGTGGGAATCGCAGATTACATAGCCGAAGTCCTGGTCAGCGATGTTTTGACCACCAATATCGGGAAACAGGCCCTGAAAGTGGTGTACAACTATTTGAAGTTCAACAAGGACTGGTTGCTCGAGCAGCTGGGAACGGGTGACAATGACCCCAGTCCTTTCCAAGGCATCCAGGGTCAGAATATCAAGGAGGCCAAGACTTCGGTGCTGAGGTCCATGTTCTTCATTGGGAACACCCCCTTCGACCAGCTGCTAACGGGCTCTTTGAAAATCGACTACGTCAGTTGGTTGCAGATGCCGCTGTCCTTGAATCCGGAACGGACCTGGCTGCACTTAACCAGACGCTGCGATTTCCAGGAGGATGCCAAGCTGTCGCTGCCCGAGGTGGCCATGGTGGCCGGGATTACCAAGATAATGAAGCGGCGCAAGGAGTTTCCCAAGTGA
- the LOC6618404 gene encoding uncharacterized protein LOC6618404: MSLMQLQSQRVRRARHHRRNQSAEPCECLRPVIRIFGLLTSFVICGVGVDVYMHGYQAGLYIVFSAVLVMLIEIKWLVTIFLQLQCADDNYQRRSCSCLACWRLSAICGGWRPTPVYAVIGICLILYPHNLWLSYVAGMFLILLGLLRLCTLLRFSASKEEGLLPQCDFEKVSSFVDTMEDDFAEIGASQVGLDEEAEEEGDDHTAIDDDVC; encoded by the exons ATGAGCCTGATGCAACTGCAATCGCAGCGCGTTCGCCGCGCCCGTCACCATCGCCGCAATCAGTCCGCAGAGCCGTGCGAGTGCCTTCGTCCTGTGATAAGGATTTTTGGTCTGCTGACTTCATTCG ttATCTGCGGCGTTGGCGTTGATGTCTACATGCATGGCTATCAGGCCGGTCTTTATATAGT TTTTTCAGCCGTGCTGGTAATGCTCATTGAGATCAAGTGGCTCGTGACTATCTTTCTGCAACTTCAGTGCGCAGA CGATAATTACCAGCGAAGGTCCTGTAGCTGCTTGGCCTGCTGGCGACTTTCAGCGATTTGTGGCGGTTGGCGACCCACTCCTGTTTATGCGGTCATCGGCATCTGCCTGATCCTGTATCCCCACAATCTGTGGCTGAGTTATGTGGCCGGGATGTTCCTGATACTCCTCGGGCTCCTCAGACTGTGCACGCTGCTCCGGTTCAGCGCCTCGAAGGAGGAGGGCCTCCTGCCGCAGTGTGACTTTGAAAA GGTCTCGAGCTTTGTGGATACCATGGAGGATGATTTCGCGGAGATTGGTGCCTCGCAAGTGGGATTGGATGAGGAagcggaggaggagggcgaCGACCACACCGCCATAGACGATGATGTTTGCTAA
- the LOC6618405 gene encoding collectin-12 — MSSNLEVRSANWTILLVALLSVLGGVFAKDDASVPRLITLQTGSPAPAPPQEVIIEEDHDHHHQHPPHYQPSYPYPYPQPQPCRCPPGPPGPPGPPGLPGQKGYPGPKGSKGDPGEKGPRGDKGHHGMPGLPGQPGPQGPPGYPGGSYPPYPYPPPPPPPPHGPKGPHRYYDNYYDEEDYDYGNERSFGLIRPEEFDDQPFILAFSERRNPFSTKTNKRPN; from the coding sequence ATGTCGTCGAATCTGGAAGTTCGCTCTGCGAACTGGACTATTCTGCTGGTGGCACTACTTTCAGTTCTCGGTGGAGTTTTCGCCAAGGATGATGCCTCTGTGCCCCGACTGATCACCCTCCAAACTGGAAGTCCCGCTCCGGCGCCGCCACAGGAGGTGATCATAGAAGAGGATCACGATCATCATCACCAACATCCGCCACACTATCAGCCAAGctatccgtatccgtatcctcAGCCACAGCCTTGTCGTTGTCCGCCCGGTCCTCCAGGTCCACCTGGTCCACCGGGACTGCCGGGACAGAAGGGCTATCCCGGCCCCAAGGGATCCAAGGGTGATCCCGGCGAGAAGGGACCAAGAGGAGATAAGGGCCACCACGGGATGCCTGGATTGCCTGGCCAACCTGGTCCTCAGGGTCCTCCTGGATATCCCGGAGGTTCATATCCGCCGTATCCCTATCCTCCACCTCCGCCTCCACCACCACATGGCCCAAAAGGACCCCATAGGTACTACGATAACTACTATGATGAGGAGGACTATGACTACGGCAATGAGCGTTCGTTTGGTCTAATAAGACCTGAAGAATTTGACGACCAGCCCTTCATTTTGGCCTTTAGTGAACGCAGAAATCCGTTTAGcacaaaaaccaataaaagaccaaattaa